A genomic segment from Lemur catta isolate mLemCat1 chromosome 9, mLemCat1.pri, whole genome shotgun sequence encodes:
- the FABP9 gene encoding fatty acid-binding protein 9 has product MVEPFLGTWKLVSSENFEDYMKELGVDVAARNAAGLVKPTVSISVNGEKVNIRTESSFKNTEISFKLGEEFDETTADNRKVKSIITLDSGSMIQVQKWLGKETTIKRKIAEGKMVVECTMNNIVSTRVYEKV; this is encoded by the exons ATGGTTGAGCCCTTCTTGGGAACCTGGAAGCTGGTCTCCAGTGAAAACTTTGAGGATTACATGAAAGAACTGG GAGTGGACGTTGCAGCTCGGAACGCGGCAGGGTTAGTGAAGCCAACCGTCAGTATTAGTGTCAATGGGGAAAAGGTGAACATCAGAACAGAAAGTTCTTTCAAGAACACTGAGATCTCCTTCAAGCTGGGGGAAGAATTTGATGAAACCACAGCAGACAACCGGAAAGTGAAG aGCATTATAACATTAGACAGTGGCTCAATGATTCAGGTCCAAAAATGGCTTGGCAAAGAGAcaacaatcaaaagaaaaattgcagAGGGAAAAATGGTAGTG GAATGCACCATGAATAATATTGTCAGCACCAGAGTCTATGAAAAGGTGTGA
- the FABP4 gene encoding fatty acid-binding protein, adipocyte, translating into MCDAFVGTWKLVSSENFDDYMKEVGVGFATRKVAGMAKPNMIVSVNGDVITIKSESTFKNTEISFKLGQEFDEVTADDRKVKSTITLDGGVLVHVQKWDGKSTTIKRKREGDKLVVECIMKGVTSTRVYERA; encoded by the exons ATGTGTGACGCTTTTGTAGGTACCTGGAAACTTGTCTCCAGTGAAAACTTTGATGATTACATGAAAGAAGTAG GAGTGGGCTTTGCCACCAGGAAAGTGGCTGGCATGGCCAAACCCAACATGATTGTCAGTGTGAATGGGGATGTGATCACCATTAAATCGGAAAGTACCTTTAAAAATACTGAGATTTCCTTCAAACTTGGCCAGGAATTTGACGAAGTCACCGCAGATGATAGGAAAGTCAAG AGCACCATAACCTTAGATGGGGGTGTTTTGGTACATGTGCAGAAATGGGATGGCAAATCAACCACCATAAAGAGAAAACGAGAGGGTGATAAACTGGTGGTG GAATGTATCATGAAAGGCGTCACTTCCACCAGAGTTTATGAGAGAGCGTAA